The following proteins are co-located in the Gloeocapsa sp. PCC 7428 genome:
- a CDS encoding response regulator transcription factor, whose product MALAKILVVDDDPAIRNLIQRFLSSKNYQVESAEDGKTALAAFEQFNPDLVILDVNLPDVLGYTLCQDMQNRTKVFVLMLTSRADEADKIRGFAQGADDYLTKPFSLGELEVRVAAILKRQRVVTAAEKQRLTFEKLVIDPERREVTLNNQLIPLTALEFDLLRFLASHPGRVWRRAELIQEVWDYDYVGDQRVVDVHIGQIRKKIEIDATQPILIQTVRGVGYKFEAPNLPEQSNS is encoded by the coding sequence ATGGCTCTTGCCAAGATTCTTGTCGTTGATGACGATCCTGCCATCCGTAATTTAATCCAACGCTTTTTATCAAGCAAGAACTATCAGGTGGAGTCTGCCGAAGATGGCAAGACTGCACTTGCGGCTTTTGAGCAATTTAATCCTGACTTAGTGATTCTCGACGTCAATTTACCGGATGTCCTTGGCTATACACTTTGCCAAGATATGCAAAATCGCACTAAAGTTTTTGTTTTGATGCTGACGAGTCGGGCGGATGAAGCCGATAAAATTCGGGGATTTGCTCAAGGTGCGGATGATTATCTTACTAAGCCCTTTAGCTTGGGTGAATTAGAAGTGAGAGTTGCTGCTATTTTGAAGCGTCAGCGAGTTGTCACAGCGGCAGAAAAACAGCGCTTGACGTTTGAAAAGCTGGTGATCGATCCCGAACGGAGAGAAGTGACACTCAATAACCAACTCATTCCTTTAACTGCGCTAGAGTTCGACTTGTTGCGTTTTTTAGCGAGCCATCCAGGGCGGGTTTGGCGGCGTGCGGAACTGATTCAAGAAGTTTGGGATTACGACTACGTAGGCGATCAAAGAGTTGTCGATGTGCATATTGGTCAAATTCGCAAGAAAATTGAAATTGATGCGACTCAACCAATTTTGATTCAGACTGTTCGTGGTGTAGGTTATAAGTTCGAGGCTCCGAATCTACCAGAGCAGAGTAATTCTTAA
- the sigC gene encoding RNA polymerase sigma factor SigC → MPATSFYAYTAYEEQSSQDFQHEPNEADLIEGDLIDFDMESNDAANSQPNVNRRTTDLVRLYLQEIGRVHLLGRDEEVSEAQKVQRYIRLVELRAKAAKNGDEIMVPYEQLMAVQERLTSELGHRPSLERWATSAGIEVAELKPLLIKGKRRWAEITGLTVQELEQIQSEGNRAKEHMIKANLRLVVSVAKKYQNRGLELLDLVQEGTLGLERAVDKFDPTKGYRFSTYAYWWIRQGITRAIATQSRTIRLPVHITEKLNKIKKAQRKISQEKGRTPTIDDIAAELEMTPPQVREVLLRVPRSVSLETKVGKEKDTELGELLETDSISPEEVLMREALQRDLQHLLADLTDRERDVILMRFGLGDGHSYSLAEIGRALDLSRERVRQIESKALQKLRQPKRRNQVRDYLETLS, encoded by the coding sequence ATGCCAGCAACATCTTTTTACGCCTACACAGCTTACGAAGAGCAATCCTCTCAAGATTTTCAGCATGAGCCTAATGAAGCTGATCTAATTGAGGGAGATCTAATCGACTTCGATATGGAGTCTAACGATGCTGCTAACTCGCAGCCAAACGTTAATCGTCGCACGACCGATTTAGTACGTTTATATCTACAAGAAATTGGTCGAGTGCATCTTTTAGGGCGAGACGAAGAAGTTTCCGAAGCTCAAAAAGTGCAACGCTACATACGCTTGGTAGAACTGCGCGCAAAAGCAGCAAAAAACGGGGACGAAATTATGGTTCCCTACGAACAACTTATGGCGGTTCAAGAGCGCTTAACATCTGAACTAGGACATCGCCCTTCTTTGGAGCGTTGGGCGACTAGCGCTGGCATAGAGGTCGCAGAACTCAAACCCTTGCTTATTAAAGGTAAACGGCGTTGGGCTGAAATTACCGGCTTAACTGTACAAGAGTTAGAGCAAATTCAAAGCGAAGGAAACCGCGCCAAAGAACACATGATCAAGGCGAATTTACGCCTAGTTGTGTCAGTTGCGAAAAAGTATCAAAATCGCGGTTTAGAGCTACTCGATCTCGTACAAGAAGGAACGCTTGGTTTAGAAAGAGCCGTAGATAAGTTTGATCCTACTAAAGGTTATCGATTTAGCACTTATGCGTATTGGTGGATTCGCCAGGGTATTACACGCGCGATCGCTACCCAAAGCCGAACAATTCGCCTCCCTGTCCACATAACAGAAAAACTCAATAAAATCAAGAAGGCACAACGTAAAATCTCGCAAGAAAAAGGCCGTACACCAACCATTGACGATATTGCTGCGGAGTTAGAAATGACACCACCGCAAGTTAGAGAAGTTCTCTTGCGTGTCCCACGCTCGGTATCTTTAGAAACCAAAGTAGGTAAGGAGAAAGATACAGAACTTGGAGAACTACTTGAGACGGACAGTATTTCACCAGAAGAAGTCTTAATGCGAGAAGCTCTACAGCGCGATTTACAGCATTTACTTGCGGATTTAACCGATCGCGAACGTGATGTGATTTTGATGCGCTTTGGCTTAGGAGATGGTCATTCCTACTCGCTAGCTGAGATTGGACGCGCCTTAGATTTGTCTCGCGAACGCGTACGTCAGATTGAATCTAAAGCTTTACAGAAGTTGCGCCAACCCAAGCGCCGCAACCAAGTCCGTGACTATCTAGAGACTTTAAGCTAA
- the rsmA gene encoding 16S rRNA (adenine(1518)-N(6)/adenine(1519)-N(6))-dimethyltransferase RsmA — MVKPRRVFAQHWLKNEKALNQIVAAAEITKRDRILEIGPGTGVLTRRLLPLAESVVAVEIDLDLCELLAKKLGNTENFLLLQGDFLELDLPSLLTSFPNFQSPNKVVANIPYNITGPILEKLLGTIANPNPQPFDLIVLLVQKEVADRLYAKPGSKTFGALSVRVQYLAECEFIYHVNAKSFYPPPKVDSAVVRLRPRQLQLPPLNPHHLETLVQLGFAAKRKMLRNNLKAIIERDRLTKLLENLEINPQARAEDLSVTQWISLSNQLESSSY, encoded by the coding sequence ATGGTAAAACCGCGCAGGGTCTTTGCGCAGCATTGGCTCAAAAATGAAAAAGCCCTCAACCAAATCGTCGCCGCCGCAGAAATCACAAAACGCGATCGCATCCTCGAAATCGGTCCTGGAACAGGAGTATTAACTCGTCGCCTGCTACCGCTAGCTGAATCAGTTGTCGCCGTAGAAATTGACCTTGATTTGTGCGAATTATTAGCTAAAAAGCTGGGAAACACCGAAAACTTCTTACTCCTACAAGGCGATTTTCTCGAACTAGATTTACCCTCTTTATTAACTTCTTTCCCGAACTTTCAATCGCCCAACAAAGTCGTTGCGAATATTCCCTACAACATTACAGGACCAATACTCGAAAAATTACTCGGAACAATCGCTAACCCCAATCCTCAACCCTTCGACTTGATCGTACTCCTCGTTCAAAAAGAAGTCGCCGATCGCCTATACGCCAAACCAGGGTCAAAAACCTTCGGCGCACTCTCCGTTCGCGTCCAATACTTAGCCGAATGCGAATTCATCTATCACGTCAACGCCAAAAGCTTTTATCCACCACCAAAAGTTGATTCTGCTGTTGTTCGCTTGCGTCCGCGACAATTACAATTACCCCCACTCAATCCACATCATCTAGAAACGCTAGTCCAACTCGGTTTTGCCGCAAAACGCAAAATGTTACGAAATAATTTGAAAGCAATCATCGAACGCGATCGCCTCACCAAATTACTAGAAAATTTAGAAATCAACCCCCAAGCCCGTGCCGAAGACCTCAGCGTTACACAATGGATATCCCTAAGTAATCAACTAGAATCATCATCCTACTAA
- the ftsH2 gene encoding ATP-dependent zinc metalloprotease FtsH2, translating to MKLSWRVLLLWTLPALVIGFFFWQGAFASAPTDMSKNTASTRMTYGRFLDYLDSGRVTSVDLYEGGRTAIVEAVDPELDNRIQRLRVDLPYNAPELISKLRDANISFDSHPLRNDGAIWGLLGNLIFPILLIGGLFFLFRRSSNIPGGPGQAMNFGKSRARFQMEAKTGVKFDDVAGIEEAKEELQEVVTFLKQPERFTAVGARIPKGALLVGPPGTGKTLLAKAIAGEAGVPFFSISGSEFVEMFVGVGASRVRDLFKKAKDNAPCLIFIDEIDAVGRQRGAGIGGGNDEREQTLNQLLTEMDGFEGNTGIIIIAATNRPDVLDAALLRPGRFDRQVIVDAPDVKGRQEILKVHARNKKLDPNVSLDAIARRTPGFTGADLANLLNEAAILTARRRKEAITLLEIDDAIDRVVAGMEGTPLVDSKSKRLIAYHEIGHALIGTVLKDHDPVQKVTLIPRGQAQGLTWFTPSEDQGLISRAQLKARITGALGGRAAEDIIFGAAEITTGAGGDLQQISAMARQMVTRFGMSELGPLSLESQSGEVFLGRDWMTRSEYSEAIASRIDAQVRTIVEECYENAKKIIRENRVVVDRLVDLLIEKETIDGEEFRQIVAEYTDVPDKQSVTA from the coding sequence ATGAAACTTTCTTGGAGAGTACTCTTACTGTGGACATTGCCTGCGCTAGTAATTGGCTTCTTCTTTTGGCAAGGAGCGTTTGCTTCCGCACCTACAGACATGAGCAAGAACACAGCCAGTACCCGCATGACCTACGGTCGCTTCTTAGATTACCTAGATTCTGGTCGTGTTACGAGTGTAGACCTATATGAAGGTGGTCGCACCGCCATTGTCGAAGCTGTTGACCCAGAATTAGACAACCGCATCCAACGTCTACGGGTAGATTTACCTTATAACGCTCCTGAACTGATTTCTAAGCTCAGAGATGCCAACATCAGCTTCGATTCGCATCCACTTCGTAATGATGGAGCGATTTGGGGACTACTCGGTAACTTAATCTTCCCCATTTTGTTAATCGGTGGTTTGTTCTTCTTGTTCCGACGTTCGAGCAATATTCCTGGTGGACCAGGACAAGCAATGAACTTTGGTAAATCCCGCGCCCGATTTCAGATGGAAGCCAAGACGGGTGTGAAGTTTGATGATGTTGCTGGTATTGAAGAAGCAAAAGAAGAACTTCAAGAAGTTGTCACGTTCCTTAAGCAACCCGAACGCTTTACCGCTGTAGGTGCGCGCATTCCCAAAGGCGCATTATTAGTTGGACCTCCAGGAACTGGAAAAACACTTTTGGCAAAAGCGATCGCGGGTGAAGCCGGAGTTCCATTCTTCAGCATCTCAGGAAGTGAATTCGTCGAAATGTTTGTTGGTGTCGGTGCTTCGCGCGTCCGCGACTTATTCAAAAAAGCCAAAGACAACGCGCCATGCTTGATCTTCATCGATGAAATCGACGCGGTAGGAAGACAACGCGGCGCGGGAATCGGCGGTGGTAATGACGAGCGCGAACAAACACTCAATCAGTTACTTACTGAGATGGACGGCTTTGAAGGCAACACAGGAATCATTATTATCGCCGCGACGAACCGCCCTGATGTTCTTGATGCAGCATTACTGCGCCCTGGCAGATTTGACCGTCAAGTCATTGTCGATGCTCCCGATGTTAAAGGACGTCAAGAAATTCTCAAAGTCCATGCACGAAATAAAAAGCTTGACCCGAATGTGTCCTTAGATGCCATTGCACGGCGGACGCCAGGATTTACCGGAGCCGATTTAGCGAACTTGCTCAACGAAGCGGCAATTTTGACCGCACGACGACGCAAAGAAGCGATTACATTGTTAGAGATTGATGATGCGATCGACCGCGTTGTCGCGGGAATGGAAGGGACACCACTCGTAGATAGCAAGAGCAAGCGCTTAATTGCTTACCATGAAATCGGTCACGCTTTAATCGGTACTGTACTTAAAGACCACGACCCCGTACAGAAGGTCACGCTGATTCCGCGCGGACAAGCACAAGGACTAACATGGTTTACTCCGAGTGAAGACCAAGGATTAATCTCGCGCGCACAGCTAAAAGCAAGAATCACTGGTGCATTAGGTGGTAGAGCCGCTGAAGATATTATCTTTGGCGCGGCAGAAATTACCACGGGCGCAGGTGGCGACTTACAGCAAATTAGTGCAATGGCGCGTCAGATGGTCACTCGCTTTGGTATGTCTGAGCTAGGACCACTGTCGTTAGAAAGCCAAAGTGGAGAAGTCTTTTTAGGTCGTGATTGGATGACTCGCTCCGAATACTCCGAAGCGATCGCCTCAAGAATCGATGCTCAAGTCCGCACCATTGTGGAAGAGTGTTACGAAAACGCCAAAAAGATCATCCGCGAGAATCGTGTCGTTGTCGATCGCTTAGTCGATCTACTCATCGAGAAAGAAACGATCGATGGCGAAGAGTTCCGCCAGATTGTTGCTGAGTATACTGATGTGCCTGACAAGCAATCTGTTACAGCATAG
- a CDS encoding CPP1-like family protein, whose amino-acid sequence MGDQNYYEKLGVTEDATFDEIQEARNRLLQQYSGDSKHLEVVEAAYDAILMERLRMRQEGKIKVPEGIRFAERLSQTPPQEKPAPTKKSPEWVQRLLDQPSPTDIVVPGTVFLGLSALSILATAASIQGLQLALIAGVGASFFFLYRKEKKFGRAVLLTAMGLIIGLIAGGILGSILLPQVSSIGVSVEQFSTVLTFVLLWIISSFLR is encoded by the coding sequence ATGGGCGATCAAAATTACTACGAAAAGCTTGGGGTAACCGAAGACGCTACGTTCGATGAAATTCAAGAGGCTCGCAATCGCCTGCTACAACAGTACAGTGGCGACTCTAAGCATCTAGAAGTAGTCGAAGCTGCTTACGATGCAATTCTGATGGAACGGCTGCGGATGCGTCAAGAAGGTAAAATTAAAGTGCCTGAAGGTATCCGGTTTGCCGAACGACTTTCACAAACACCTCCTCAAGAAAAACCAGCGCCTACTAAGAAGTCGCCTGAGTGGGTACAACGGCTGCTCGACCAGCCAAGCCCAACGGATATCGTAGTGCCAGGTACTGTATTTCTAGGATTAAGTGCTTTAAGTATTCTTGCTACAGCAGCAAGCATTCAAGGCCTACAACTCGCCTTGATAGCTGGTGTGGGAGCGAGTTTCTTCTTTTTATACCGTAAAGAGAAAAAGTTCGGTAGAGCCGTGCTGCTAACTGCGATGGGTCTCATTATCGGACTTATTGCAGGCGGAATACTCGGCAGCATACTCTTGCCCCAGGTGAGCAGTATAGGAGTATCAGTAGAACAATTTTCTACGGTGCTGACTTTTGTTCTACTGTGGATAATCAGTAGCTTCCTCCGCTAA
- a CDS encoding HAD family hydrolase: protein MLRLITDFDGPIIDVSERYYQVYKLCLEKTRRRDQQVKQLTKAEFWKLKRARISEKKIGMISGLDELQAQEFAQLRRETVHTQPYFEYDRLASGAITALEEVQRAGIDLAVMTMRRVRELEFAFEQHDLGRFFPKNRCYCLSNDYVKTRDVDDKPLLMERALVELPPAYETWMVGDTEADIVTAKKHGVKVMAVLCGIRDRTQLEKYEPDLIVNNLQEAVDILLYEFLPQVG from the coding sequence ATGTTAAGACTTATTACCGATTTTGACGGTCCTATTATTGATGTATCAGAAAGATACTATCAAGTTTACAAACTCTGCTTGGAGAAGACGCGACGTCGAGATCAGCAAGTAAAACAACTTACTAAAGCCGAATTTTGGAAGTTAAAACGAGCGCGGATTTCAGAGAAGAAAATCGGGATGATTTCCGGTTTAGATGAATTACAGGCGCAAGAATTCGCGCAGTTACGACGCGAAACTGTCCATACTCAGCCTTATTTTGAGTACGATCGCCTTGCTTCTGGTGCTATCACCGCTTTAGAAGAAGTTCAACGCGCTGGGATAGATTTGGCAGTAATGACAATGCGGCGCGTCCGCGAGCTAGAATTCGCGTTTGAACAGCACGATCTCGGTCGATTTTTCCCAAAAAATCGGTGTTATTGCTTAAGTAACGATTACGTTAAGACGCGCGATGTTGATGATAAACCATTACTAATGGAGCGCGCACTTGTTGAGTTACCACCTGCTTATGAAACATGGATGGTGGGAGATACCGAAGCTGATATTGTGACTGCTAAAAAGCATGGAGTCAAAGTTATGGCGGTATTGTGCGGTATTCGCGATCGCACGCAATTGGAAAAGTACGAGCCTGACTTAATCGTTAATAACTTGCAAGAAGCCGTAGATATCTTGTTGTATGAGTTTCTACCACAAGTTGGTTAA
- the hppD gene encoding 4-hydroxyphenylpyruvate dioxygenase: MRIDRVHFYVQDAQASCNWFVQHLGFQSVARGVSEHTRTEVVKSGSVCFVLSSPLTPQSPVAFYLQQHPPGVADVSFNVEDLDVVLQRAIAYGAKVLQPIEHDNKIRTAKIAGWGSLSHTLIEHSGYDDLSLPTEKLRSPLSFTGIDHIVLNVGAGDLERAVTWYQNTLGFQTKQSFNIQTERSGLYSQVLVSRDRQVQLPINEPASANSQIQEFLDVNRGPGIQHIALQTANIVPSVAKFREWGLSFLPVPPSYYTQLQERYKLPLSMEELQEIAQQQILVDWQDASPDALLLQIFTQPIFGEPTFFFELIERRLQAPGFGEGNFRALFEAIEREQIKRGSM; this comes from the coding sequence ATGAGGATCGATCGCGTTCATTTTTACGTACAAGATGCCCAAGCATCGTGTAACTGGTTTGTTCAACATTTAGGCTTTCAATCAGTCGCGCGTGGCGTTAGCGAACACACTCGCACGGAAGTCGTCAAAAGTGGCTCCGTGTGTTTTGTACTATCTTCGCCACTGACGCCCCAAAGCCCTGTCGCCTTCTATTTACAGCAGCATCCGCCTGGTGTTGCTGATGTATCGTTTAATGTTGAAGATCTTGACGTTGTATTGCAGCGGGCGATCGCCTACGGTGCGAAAGTTTTGCAACCTATTGAACACGACAATAAAATTAGAACTGCCAAAATTGCGGGTTGGGGATCGCTATCACATACTTTGATTGAGCATTCAGGGTACGATGACCTTTCTTTACCAACTGAAAAATTGCGATCGCCTTTGAGCTTTACGGGTATCGATCACATTGTTCTCAATGTAGGCGCAGGCGATTTAGAGCGGGCAGTTACTTGGTACCAAAACACTTTGGGTTTTCAAACGAAGCAGTCATTTAACATTCAAACTGAGCGATCGGGTTTGTATAGCCAAGTTTTAGTGTCGCGCGATCGCCAAGTGCAACTACCCATCAACGAACCCGCCTCCGCTAATTCTCAAATTCAAGAATTTTTGGATGTCAATCGCGGCCCTGGAATTCAACACATTGCTTTACAAACAGCCAACATTGTGCCGAGTGTGGCAAAATTTCGCGAGTGGGGACTGTCGTTTCTTCCGGTTCCTCCGAGTTATTACACTCAGCTTCAAGAACGCTATAAACTTCCTTTATCTATGGAGGAACTTCAGGAAATTGCGCAGCAACAAATTTTGGTTGATTGGCAAGATGCTAGTCCTGATGCCTTGCTACTCCAAATTTTTACGCAACCAATTTTTGGCGAACCCACTTTTTTCTTTGAGCTAATCGAGCGCCGACTACAAGCGCCTGGATTCGGTGAAGGTAACTTTCGAGCGTTGTTTGAAGCAATTGAACGCGAACAAATCAAACGCGGCAGTATGTAA
- a CDS encoding SDR family oxidoreductase, translating into MQNKVVVVVGATGGIGSALSHKLARQGAQLVLAARDSHKLSQLVNQLDAGAGQTLAVPTDITDWQQVDILMEKTIAQFGQIDALVNAAGAGVMKPYGNLEPADLEAMLDVNLKGSFYTSQAAAELMQERKSGHICNVVGILGKHSMPMAAAYCASKYAVVGFSKCMAEELKRFGVKFTLFYFGGVNSPFWDNVQLKLDRKKMLSTETAAEAILYALSADPQAVPMEINIQPDSHLFF; encoded by the coding sequence ATGCAAAATAAAGTTGTTGTCGTTGTTGGTGCGACTGGGGGTATTGGTTCAGCCTTAAGCCATAAACTGGCGCGTCAAGGAGCACAGTTAGTACTAGCAGCAAGAGATAGTCACAAACTATCGCAGCTAGTGAATCAACTTGATGCAGGTGCGGGGCAAACTTTAGCGGTACCTACAGATATTACAGATTGGCAACAAGTCGATATCTTAATGGAGAAAACTATTGCGCAGTTTGGTCAAATCGATGCTTTGGTCAATGCTGCGGGTGCGGGGGTGATGAAGCCGTATGGAAACTTGGAACCGGCTGATTTAGAAGCGATGCTTGATGTCAACCTCAAAGGGAGCTTTTATACGAGTCAAGCCGCCGCTGAATTAATGCAAGAGCGGAAATCAGGACATATTTGTAATGTTGTCGGCATTTTAGGCAAGCATTCGATGCCGATGGCGGCGGCGTATTGTGCTTCTAAGTATGCCGTTGTTGGGTTTAGCAAGTGCATGGCGGAAGAGTTAAAGCGATTTGGAGTAAAATTCACGTTATTCTACTTTGGTGGTGTAAATTCTCCATTTTGGGATAACGTACAGTTAAAGCTAGATCGCAAAAAAATGCTGAGTACGGAAACGGCTGCGGAGGCGATTTTGTACGCACTGTCAGCTGATCCGCAAGCTGTCCCAATGGAAATTAACATTCAGCCCGATAGTCATTTGTTCTTCTAA
- the ispE gene encoding 4-(cytidine 5'-diphospho)-2-C-methyl-D-erythritol kinase: MHSYSLIAPAKINLYLEIIGDRPDGYHELAMVLQSISLADQIDIRAASTDTIRVRCEHPQVPTDKSNLAYKAAALMANQFPDAFAQYGGVDITINKEIPVAAGLAGGSTNAAAVLVGIDLLWELGLTQSELEELAGKLGSDVPFCIAGGTAIATGRGNELSQLPNLDNLYVVLGKYRSLAVSTAWAYQTYRQQFGDSYLTDTHSLTSRAAAVHSGPIVKAIARKDGVQIAEKLHNDLERVVLPEYPQVAQLRQVFQEAGGLGAMMSGSGPTVFALCESHEQAQQVQQYVRKAIPDPDLELWLAQTCSTGIQVATSAK, from the coding sequence ATGCATTCCTACTCACTCATTGCCCCCGCCAAAATTAACTTATATTTAGAAATCATCGGCGATCGCCCCGATGGATATCACGAATTGGCGATGGTCCTCCAAAGCATCAGTCTCGCCGATCAAATCGATATCCGCGCTGCAAGTACCGACACAATCCGCGTCCGCTGCGAACATCCTCAAGTTCCCACCGATAAAAGCAACTTAGCGTACAAAGCCGCAGCATTGATGGCAAACCAATTTCCCGATGCTTTTGCGCAATATGGTGGTGTGGACATTACGATTAATAAAGAAATTCCTGTCGCCGCTGGATTGGCTGGCGGCTCGACAAACGCCGCTGCGGTATTAGTCGGAATCGATTTATTATGGGAACTAGGACTCACGCAATCTGAACTCGAAGAACTTGCAGGAAAACTAGGTTCAGATGTTCCCTTTTGTATTGCAGGTGGAACCGCGATCGCCACAGGTAGAGGTAACGAACTGTCACAATTACCCAACCTAGATAATCTCTACGTTGTTTTAGGAAAATATCGCAGTCTTGCCGTTTCCACCGCATGGGCTTACCAAACTTATCGACAGCAATTTGGCGATTCTTACCTAACCGATACCCACAGCCTAACCTCACGCGCCGCTGCTGTCCACTCAGGACCAATCGTCAAAGCGATCGCTCGTAAAGATGGCGTGCAAATCGCAGAAAAACTCCACAATGATTTAGAGCGTGTCGTGTTACCAGAATACCCCCAAGTCGCACAGCTACGCCAAGTGTTTCAAGAAGCTGGAGGATTAGGCGCAATGATGTCTGGTTCAGGTCCTACAGTATTTGCTTTGTGCGAGTCGCATGAACAAGCACAACAAGTGCAGCAGTATGTCAGAAAGGCAATTCCCGACCCAGATTTGGAATTGTGGTTAGCGCAAACATGTAGTACAGGTATTCAAGTCGCCACTAGTGCTAAGTAA
- a CDS encoding DUF2811 domain-containing protein, whose translation MNATVSILTEIPEELHESLKSYLESHPTWDQDRVFTAALSLFLLQNGNGDRRAARVYLESLFHHCG comes from the coding sequence ATGAACGCGACAGTTAGTATCCTGACCGAAATTCCTGAAGAACTACACGAATCACTCAAAAGCTACTTAGAAAGTCATCCCACCTGGGATCAAGACCGTGTATTCACGGCTGCGCTATCGCTGTTTTTGCTCCAAAATGGCAACGGCGATCGCCGTGCGGCTAGAGTATATCTCGAAAGCTTATTTCATCACTGTGGCTAG
- a CDS encoding NAD-dependent epimerase/dehydratase family protein translates to MKILVIGGTNFIGPEVVRRLHAMGHEVTVFHRGKTLAELPLGVKEIKGDRAQIIEGKTQFEQLSPDVVLDMILYTEQDALTTMKAFKGIAQRIVAISSMDVYRAYNVLLGKESDIIPIPLTEDSPLRQQFYPFKDMPQRALNAPADYDKILVERVVMGDADLPATIIRLPMVYGAKDPLHRLFPYLKRMDENRPAILLPEKFAQWRGCYGYVENVALAIALTVTNPQATKRIYHVADLQVSEAERLNQIGKAAGWQGKVISIPQHYLPADWNLPFNTEQHWFADTTRIRQELGYSEVVSPEEALKQTIDWERSNPPQEMPQWTGLELLDYATEDEILTRLS, encoded by the coding sequence ATGAAAATTTTAGTTATAGGAGGAACCAATTTTATTGGTCCAGAAGTAGTACGTCGGCTTCATGCAATGGGTCATGAAGTAACTGTATTTCATCGGGGAAAAACTTTAGCTGAATTACCGTTAGGAGTAAAGGAAATTAAAGGCGATCGTGCTCAAATTATTGAGGGAAAAACTCAGTTTGAGCAACTTTCACCCGATGTCGTTTTAGACATGATTCTCTATACTGAGCAAGATGCGCTGACAACAATGAAGGCATTTAAAGGTATTGCCCAGCGTATTGTTGCAATTAGTAGCATGGATGTGTATCGTGCTTATAACGTACTCTTAGGTAAAGAATCAGATATTATTCCCATACCACTTACCGAAGATTCGCCACTACGTCAGCAATTCTATCCTTTTAAGGATATGCCACAAAGAGCGCTCAACGCTCCGGCGGATTACGACAAAATCTTGGTGGAACGAGTTGTGATGGGTGATGCTGATTTACCTGCTACAATCATCCGCTTACCAATGGTATACGGAGCAAAAGATCCATTACACCGCTTGTTTCCTTATCTCAAGCGAATGGATGAAAACCGTCCGGCAATTTTATTACCAGAAAAGTTTGCGCAATGGCGCGGTTGTTATGGATACGTGGAGAATGTAGCGCTAGCGATCGCACTAACAGTGACAAATCCCCAAGCCACAAAACGCATCTACCATGTGGCAGATTTACAAGTCTCTGAAGCCGAACGCCTCAATCAAATTGGGAAAGCTGCTGGATGGCAAGGTAAAGTTATATCTATTCCCCAACACTATTTACCAGCAGATTGGAATTTACCTTTTAATACCGAACAACATTGGTTTGCTGATACAACACGAATTCGTCAAGAACTTGGTTACAGCGAAGTTGTATCGCCAGAAGAAGCGCTGAAACAAACGATTGATTGGGAACGCAGTAACCCACCGCAAGAAATGCCCCAATGGACAGGGTTAGAATTGTTAGATTATGCTACTGAGGATGAGATTTTAACTCGATTGAGCTAG
- a CDS encoding DUF3082 domain-containing protein translates to MNNQDKTETTNTTPTPLRCLTGSLISGGLAIALYSLTSAIAQTFAAKPIHSDNPAVINIASAVRTLVVGITALGTGIFGLVALGLIGLAIQLLIQQATKKSSPS, encoded by the coding sequence ATGAATAACCAAGATAAGACTGAAACAACAAACACGACTCCCACCCCGCTGCGTTGCTTAACAGGATCTCTCATTTCTGGAGGACTTGCAATTGCGCTTTACTCGCTAACAAGTGCGATCGCCCAAACGTTTGCCGCCAAACCGATTCATTCTGATAATCCGGCTGTTATTAATATCGCCTCCGCTGTTCGTACTTTAGTAGTCGGAATCACGGCGTTAGGAACTGGAATCTTTGGTCTAGTCGCCTTAGGCTTAATCGGTTTGGCGATTCAACTCCTAATTCAACAAGCTACAAAAAAAAGTTCACCTAGTTAA